In Leptospira wolbachii serovar Codice str. CDC, the genomic stretch AATTATCCGTTGTATTGGAAAACAAGAATTACAACAATTTAAAGACTATCTTTGGTATCATATCTATGCGGATCCGGATCCTATGGTGGATTATTCTTGGAGTTATATCGAAGTAGAGGCAAGGAGAGCTTGGTTCGCACTGACAAAAGAAGATGCTCCTGAATATGATTCTTCCGATAAGTATGCAACCTCTCTTTCTAAAAACAATTCTTTGTTACCCGAGGCAATCCTCCATCCAGAAAAGTATAGCATCCAACATGTATTTGAAAAAATTCGAGAAACCAAATACAAACATGAAGATGTGATTCGGTATGGAGGGCCTTGGCTTGTGGAATCCTTACGCTATTCCTTGGATGAATACAAATATTCAGGATCTTATGATCGGTGGGAAGCCATCAAGGCCTTGTTTTTCCAAGGATCAGGAGTGTTTCCATACTTTTTGGAAATTTTCCAACTCCCTTATGCAGCACCTTCTTGGAAGGCATATCTGTTACAATTTATGCGAGTGATGGAACCCGAATCTTTAAAATGGAAGAAGGTTCTTACGATGGATGTTAGCGAAATCAAAACACTTTTACAAAATCCAACTCCTGATTGGTATGTATGGACTGATTTAATAGCATCTCGATTGTATTTATTGGAAGGAGATTCTTCTTTTGATCTAATCTCCCAAGTGATCGAGAGACGACTGGAGATCACAAACCAAGATGCTTATGACTCCAGTATTTATGAAGAGGCATTGGGATTAAGGTTGCCACTCCTTTGGAGATGGTTTGGTAAAAAAGGGGATGCTGCCATCCAGTCCCATTGGAAAAAAGCAAAAAAGGATTCAGAAACTTATACGATGCTTGATATGGCAGCCAGACGAAAGTTAGACGACAAAATTCCGGATATGCCAGAAATCAAGGATCCGGGGATTTTACTCACCTTCTATCCCGAACAAAGAGAATACGGTTGGCATACTTGGATCCATTTGACTCCGGGAACCATTCGGTTTGGAACGAGTGAATTCCATGCACAATCTGTGTTACCAGATTCCAAAACGGAATCAAGTATGCCTGCGACTAAGGAGAATCTCGATACTATTTGGAAGATAGCGCATATTTTGGGTTATACGGTTTCGAAGAAAAAACCGAAAGAAAAGAAGTAACAGTTCGTATGTTTGGCCAACTCGTTACACTTTTTCGAAAGGGCAACGGGTTGGTTAAGCCGAATGGCCCTTCCCAACAGACTTTGCATACTCACTGGGGGACATTTTTTTTAATGACTTAAAGGCTAAATTGAAGTTTGCTTTGGAGTTAAACCCAACTTGATACGCAAGAGACAATAAATTTGCCTTTGGTTCTTTTTCTATCAATCGGCAAACTTCAGCTATACGAGATTCGTTTACCAAACGATTGAAGTTGATACCCAGATAGGCGTTAATGTATTCACTGAGTTGGTAGTCTTTAATTCCTAGTCGTTCGGAAAGAGATGCCAAACTCAAATCTTCTTCGCGATAGATACATTCTACTTTCATCAGGTAGTCGAGTTCTTTTTGAAGTTTTTCTAAATCTAAGTTAAGGATTCGAGATGTACGGTAGGATTGACGGAGACCCGGAAGGATGTCTTTAAAAAGTTCATCCTTAATTTGTGTGCTGATAAAAGCAACCACTGCCATCATCGTCGCAAGCCCTGCGGTAAAATAAATTCCCGAATGCCATCGTAAAATTGTGCTAAGTAAAATGAAACCAGCAAAGGTAATGTTCCCTTTTAAAATCATTCCGAGTACCTGAACACCTAACTTTGCTTCTTTATTTGGGTTGTTATAAAGTATACTTCTATACTGATAGATCATCCAAACAAAAGTACCCATCCAATAGAGACATCCCAAGATTGAAGTAAGTTCGGGAATAGAAATGGATGCTCCCGTAAAACTTTGATTCATAGTTTGGGAAAGTGTATTTGGTGCCATCCATTGTAATATTAGTATAAGTAAAATCACAGCGAAAGTGGGATACAATCGGTAGAGTTTTCCCATAGGTACAGGTTCCAGACTCAGAAACTGTTCGATTGTGTATTGCATACTTCCGGGAATCAAATAGATAATAGGAACATACCCCTGGTTCCAAAGAGAAGTTTCAAATTCCAGACCAGCATATAAACGATAAGCGTATAAAACCAAGGTCCCACCAGAAAAGGCAGCAATCATAGCAAAGGGAAATCCTTTGGAACCTCTCTCTTTGACAAGAATTCCAATGCCTAAAACAAAATGAAACCAAGCCCCAAATTGGAGCCATGAGCCGACGAATTCGAACATGATTCAAAATTCGGACGAAATGCACGTTTACGTCAACCCTTTGGAGGCCACTCGTAAGAAGAATTAGTACAAAATCATGATATTAGACCTAAAAATACGTCCAAAATCGCCATCTTAGACGCCAGATGGACGCATTCATGGTAAATTTGAGTCAATTCAGAGGCGAATTATGAAAATGCAAAAAATCTACCGTCTGTTCTTGCCACTTGGGGTCTTCCTGATTGTGGCTTGCGGACAAAATGGAAACCAAAACTCAAACAACAGCGCAGCCGTACTCGGTGTGTTAAGCGGAACAAATTCCGACGCATCCGCGTCACCGGAAGCACTACGACAAACTAACGCAAACCTATCCCGGGACATCCAATCTGCGTTTGCAAAAGAAAACGATGGAAGTTTCAGCTTTGATGACAGCATTGTTGTGACATCAAATGATGGGACCAAAATTGCAGGAAACTTATTTGTTCCCAAATCGGGAACAGGCCCCTTCCCTGCAGTTATCTTCGTCAATAGTTGGGCACTCAACGAATACGAATACATTGTTCCTGCCGCTAAGTTAGCAAAAAAAGGATACGTTGTTTTTAGTTATAGCACAAGAGGCTTCGGAGCATCAGAAGGACTCATCAATGTCGCAGGTCCGAAAGACATACAAGACCTTTCTGCGATTGTAGACTACTTACAAGCAAATGCACCAATCAACTCCAAAATTGCACTCTCTGGTATTTCTTATGGAGCCGGAATTGCTTTACTTGGACTCAGCAAAGAACCAAGAATTACAACAGCTGTGGCTATGAGTGGATGGGGGAGTTTACCAGATTCACTTTATGGAAACCAAACACCAAGACTCGTATGGGGACTACTTCTTGTCACTGCGGGTTATATAACAGGTAGAATGGATCCTATCATTGCCGAAAACTTTCAAAAACTTTTGGATACAAGGGATGTTGCTGCAGTTTTGGCTTGGGCGAGTGAACGATCACCTAACAGTGCTGTTGCTGCTCTCAATGCTTCGGGCAAACCTGTTTATATTTCAAACAACTCCCAAGACAATCTTTTCCAACCAAACCAAATTCTTCCTTACTTTGAACAACTGACAGTTCCTAAAAAATTAGATTTAAACAATGGAATTCATGCCACGGCAGAAATCGGAGGGATCCTAGGAATTGATAACTATGTTTGGACCAATGCTTATGACTGGTTTGATTATTGGTTGAAAGGAGTCCAAAATGGGATCATGTCGAAACCAAAAGTTTCTATCCAAAGAAGATTTTCTGATGCGAGAGTAACCTACTCTGCTTGGCCCAATCCAAACAAAGTGGAACGCACTTACCACTTAAGACCAATGGGATTACTCAGTCCTGGAAAAATCACACCAACAGCGAATACAACAAACGGAACCGACACTATCCTTTCTGGTGGAACGAGTGCCACTACAGGCGTTCCTCTTCTTTCCGAAATCTTAGATGGAGCTGTATCTGTACCCGTTACAACCAATGTCAATTTGATTGATCGTACAAACGCTATGGTTTATATCTCAGACAAATTGACGAGCCCATTAAAACTAAGAGGGAAAACTTTCTATAAAGGTCGTATCAACAGTTCAGACAATGCTCCTCATGTTGTGGTGTATTTGTACGAAGTGGATGTTTGGGGAACAGGAAAACTAATCTCTCATGGAACGGCAACACTCTTCGGTGTGAAAGGAAAAGATACGGACCTAAATGTCGATTTACAAGCAGTCGCACACGATTTCCCAGTCGGAAGCCGCCTGGCTCTTGCCATCGATAACATTGATCCCATGTATGCAGTACCGAAACCTATCTCACTGTATACAACTGCTTTTAAACATACCACATCCACGGCGTCTACTTTGCGTTTTGAAAGCGAATAAGAGAAACAAGGAAGTATAAAAGGAATAAAGAATTGAACCAGAGAATGAAACGTTTACACTTAAGTGACCACATCCAACTGGGTCAATTCTCACCTATAACAAGTTAGATTACTCATCGGGAGAGGGTTCCCCTCTCCCCTTATTTTCCAAAAAATAACCAAATACGAGCGCCCCGGATAGTAGCGGAAATCCTTTCGCAGATGCGAAAGATTGAAGCGGATAGCCGGAAATGGCGCCCCACCTTACTTGTTTTTCCTAATGTGAATTCAGATTAGAATGGACTTAGT encodes the following:
- a CDS encoding helix-turn-helix domain-containing protein; its protein translation is MFEFVGSWLQFGAWFHFVLGIGILVKERGSKGFPFAMIAAFSGGTLVLYAYRLYAGLEFETSLWNQGYVPIIYLIPGSMQYTIEQFLSLEPVPMGKLYRLYPTFAVILLILILQWMAPNTLSQTMNQSFTGASISIPELTSILGCLYWMGTFVWMIYQYRSILYNNPNKEAKLGVQVLGMILKGNITFAGFILLSTILRWHSGIYFTAGLATMMAVVAFISTQIKDELFKDILPGLRQSYRTSRILNLDLEKLQKELDYLMKVECIYREEDLSLASLSERLGIKDYQLSEYINAYLGINFNRLVNESRIAEVCRLIEKEPKANLLSLAYQVGFNSKANFNLAFKSLKKMSPSEYAKSVGKGHSA
- a CDS encoding CocE/NonD family hydrolase, with translation MKMQKIYRLFLPLGVFLIVACGQNGNQNSNNSAAVLGVLSGTNSDASASPEALRQTNANLSRDIQSAFAKENDGSFSFDDSIVVTSNDGTKIAGNLFVPKSGTGPFPAVIFVNSWALNEYEYIVPAAKLAKKGYVVFSYSTRGFGASEGLINVAGPKDIQDLSAIVDYLQANAPINSKIALSGISYGAGIALLGLSKEPRITTAVAMSGWGSLPDSLYGNQTPRLVWGLLLVTAGYITGRMDPIIAENFQKLLDTRDVAAVLAWASERSPNSAVAALNASGKPVYISNNSQDNLFQPNQILPYFEQLTVPKKLDLNNGIHATAEIGGILGIDNYVWTNAYDWFDYWLKGVQNGIMSKPKVSIQRRFSDARVTYSAWPNPNKVERTYHLRPMGLLSPGKITPTANTTNGTDTILSGGTSATTGVPLLSEILDGAVSVPVTTNVNLIDRTNAMVYISDKLTSPLKLRGKTFYKGRINSSDNAPHVVVYLYEVDVWGTGKLISHGTATLFGVKGKDTDLNVDLQAVAHDFPVGSRLALAIDNIDPMYAVPKPISLYTTAFKHTTSTASTLRFESE